ACCTTCTTCGCCCCACCTCGGCCAAACACTTCGCCCGACATATTCTCAACGAACCCCAATACAGGGACATTGACTTTTTGATACATGTCCACAGCTTTGATGGCGTCCAGAAGAGCGACCTGCTGCGGCGTGCAGACGATCACCGCGCCGGCAAGACCAACCTGTTGAGACAATGTCAGCGAGACGTCTCCGGTGCCGGGAGGCAGATCGATAATCAGATAGTCCAGTTCTCCCCAGAGGGTATCTTTCAGGAACTGCGTCAACGCTTTGTGAAGCATTGGACCACGCCAGACCACGGACTGGCCCTGTTCGATGAAGAAACCCATCGACATCAGCTTGAGCCCATTCACGTCAATTGGCTCCATCCGAACCGCCTTGTTGCCGTGCTCGTCCATTAATTCCGTAGCGGCTGGGCGACCGGAAGCTCCAAGCATATGTGGAATACTCGGACCGTAGACATCGGCGTCCATCAGGCCCACGCGGCAGCCCATGGCATGAAGTCCGCAGGCCAGAGCCGCCGCAACAGTACTCTTGCCAACTCCACCCTTACCGCTGCCGACCGCAATAATGTTGTGGATCTTCAATCCGACGCGGCCGCCAGCATCTTTGCCACGAACCGAAGACGATACGGAAACTTCGAGTGACTGACCTTCGTCGAGCAGGGGTGTGACAGACTGGGAGACCAGCGTCTTCAGTTGCTCTGCCGCAGGATACGCAGGCGTCGGCAGGGTGATCGCTACTGAGACTTTCTCGGGTGTCGCAGCAACATCACCGATGAAACGCAACTCTGCCAGCGATCGCTCAAGCAGAGGATCGATGATTTGTGAGACGACGCTTCGAACCTGTTCACTTCTGGCCATGGAATGCGATGCTTTACTCTTGAAATGGGCCATTATCCAGTGTCGCAACCGGACAGACGTCAATGACTGTTCGATAAAAGACGGGCAGAACCTTCTGCTCCGACATCCTAGGCGGATGCCACGCGTTATCAACGATCGGCGCGATTCGTCTTCTGGAATTTCTAAGGACCGGGGGTCGCGCGATGCCAATCTGTCAGTTGTTGAAACTGATCGGCCACCTGAAACAGCAATGGATCTCGACGTGTGGCTGTCATCAACTGAAGGCCAACGGGCAGCCTTTGTGATGTCAGGCCACAGGGGATAGAAATCCCCGGAATTCCGGCAAGATTCGCGCTGATGGTGTAGATGTCGCTCAGATACATTGCCAGTGGATCGTCGTGATTCGTGCCCAGTTCGAAGGCTGCAGTCGGAGCCACTGGCGATGCAATGACATCGACTTCGGCGAAAGCCCGCATGAAGTCTTCACTGATGCGTCGGCGGACCTTCAGCGCTTTCAAATAGTAAGCGTCGTAATAACCCGCGGACAGAGCGAATGTCCCCAGCATGATTCGCCGTTTGACTTCGGCTCCAAAGGATTCCCCGCGACTCTGGCAATACAGGTCGATCATGTCGGCTGACTTTTCAGCCCGGTGTCCGTAATGAATTCCGTCATACCGAGCCAGATTACTTGATGCCTCACTGCACGCAATCAGGTAGTAGGCTGCAATCGAATACTTCGAATGGGGCAGGCTGACGTTGTGAACAGTCGCCCCTGACTGCTTTAGCGACTCGATGGCGGACTGCACACGATCTCGAACCTCGGCCGACAGTCCATCGCCAAAATGCTCATCGACCACACCGATTCTTAACCCCGTGAGAAGGCCTGATTTCCGGCGACAA
This region of Planctomycetaceae bacterium genomic DNA includes:
- a CDS encoding Mrp/NBP35 family ATP-binding protein gives rise to the protein MARSEQVRSVVSQIIDPLLERSLAELRFIGDVAATPEKVSVAITLPTPAYPAAEQLKTLVSQSVTPLLDEGQSLEVSVSSSVRGKDAGGRVGLKIHNIIAVGSGKGGVGKSTVAAALACGLHAMGCRVGLMDADVYGPSIPHMLGASGRPAATELMDEHGNKAVRMEPIDVNGLKLMSMGFFIEQGQSVVWRGPMLHKALTQFLKDTLWGELDYLIIDLPPGTGDVSLTLSQQVGLAGAVIVCTPQQVALLDAIKAVDMYQKVNVPVLGFVENMSGEVFGRGGAKKVADELKVPFLGEVPMNGCIREYCDRGAMMQLLTEENPSRQDLLQVCQNVAMQVVKELVRSPSGPVLEIL